CTCCAGGAAATACCCTCCTGATCCCAGTCACAATTATGAGCTCCTACGGGCCACAGGTGGTTCTGATACCAGTGAATACGGCCCAGTGGAACATGCAGAGGAACACCATCCCAACACCTCCATcagcacaaacatacacactcacacagccccAGCATCAGGTCAGTGTCAGAGTGTATTCTGTAAACCTCGTCCAACCTCACAGCAGGTGCTAAGAGTAAACAGATCAATGGGAGAACTGAGTGATTAACTGTAATGTTCTGCTGGTTCTGCAGGTAAAGAATGAGAACGCAGCGCAGGCTGAGAATGTGAACAGTCCGTTTCTACAGCCAGACACACCGACCGACCCAgcactggacacacacacactccctctcccaCCTGAGGCTGCACTGCCACAGGGACAGGTAAATGACATATTTATTGCAGATGTGTTTCCATAAGTGCttatgtaattaaaatgataatgttcattataacgtttttgatgggtctttgcaactgcacttgattATACATTCTTGATTTCTTTTTGATCaactgtattttttctttacttatttgagtagttcttgccattatatgtattagaacttaatttaaatagagctattcactgtatactaatataatgtaaaactgaaatattctggtttgtttgatgCTTTTTTTGTTTCCTAAATAAGTTCCATAGTTTgtgtgactttagtattaatctgcaatccAGAAAACTTTTAATTCAAATACTAAAAATACATTCAATTTCTGaaggtctgtccaaacttttgcctggtactgtaaatatatatacatacatgtgtatatatgtaagtAGGTTGTTAAACCGTATATttatttgatgtgtgtgtgtgtgtgtgtgtgtgtgtgtgtgtttgtgtgtgtgtgtgtgtgtgtgtgtgtgtgtgtgtaggtgtttccGATGTGGAATTCTATCCCCATAGTCCCACTGCAGCCTTCACTGGTGTGTATACACTACTACACACATGACAGTGCATGTATCTAGCATGTATAGGCATCATACACTGTTGGCCACAACATAGTACATAATAGGATATCATACAAatttaagctgtgtgtgtgtctgtgtcttgcAGACTGGTCAGACTGTTTTCCCCTCTTTGTTGACCCCTGCTGGAGGAGTCGGTGGACAGACACAGGTCCACCCACACTTCACTTTCAAAGAGATATctatatgtgtgtgcgtgtgtgtttgtgcatgtgtgtgtgtacttaaattgctcactatgtgtgtgtgttgtaggtggTGTCAATAATTCGACCAGGACTGCTGGTAAGtgttaataaaactaataaaaataacttGGCCCTACAGTTATAGTACAGTACTATACATTACCCATAAAACGCATTCGGTCACACAGCATTTAATATTACAGTGCAACATATTACCTGTATAACTCCACTGCATTAAGAGTAAAGTACTATTCATAACCTATGTGATTGTTAGATGTCACAGTCTTCATAACACTATACTATACATTACTTGCATAATGTATAACATCAAATTGAATTCAGGACTGTACTTTGCATTGACTGTATAATGCATCGCACTATTACATATCACCTCAATGTATCATTACATCCAATTGTGTTTATAgtagtaaatatactgtatattcccaGTATAATCTATCACATCACACTGACCTTATACTCCAGTATCTCCTGTATCATGCATATCACTCTCCCTTTTAAGTAGTAGTTTACAGTACTATAAActgcctgtatatatatatatatatatatatatatatatatatatatatatatagcatatatatatatatatatatatatatatatatatatatatatatatagctctggaaaagaccacttcagtttctgaatcagtttagctgattttgctattaatatgtttatgtttgagaaaaataaacattgttgttttattctaaaaaatacgttcaatatttctcccaaattccaaaaatttTGTCATTTGGAGAATTTAttagcttttagacctcaaataatgcatagacaacatgttcatattcataaagtttcaagagctcagaaatcaatatttggtggaataaccctgtttttaatcacatttttcatgcatctcggcatgttctcctccaccagtcttacacactgcttttggataactttattccactcctggtgcaacaatcaagcggttcagcttggtttgatagctgtgatcattcatcttccttttgattatattccagagtttttatgaatttggtaaaatcaaagaaactcattattttattttttagtctcTTATTTGTTCCCAGAACTGTTGATATCACCTGTATAATGCCTCACATCACACTGTATAGTGCAGTACTAAATACTTTGAATATAATGCCTCACATCACACTGACTTATAGCACAGTACTATATACTTCCTATATTAATGCCTTATTACACTGCCTTATAATACAGAACTATAAATCACCTGTATAATGAATTTCATCACCCTTATAGTGCAGTACCTTAAAACACTAGTGTAATGCATTGCACTATAGTACAGTACTATATATTACATGTATTGAACAATACATAATACTGCATTTATAATACAgttctgtgttattttttttcttttagtctaACTCAGAAAGCTCAGAGGAGGGAGATGCAAATCAggtaaacacatgcacacacacacacacagacatatcaTTATTAATGCATGGACCCACTCtgactaatctctctctctctctttcaggtgaTCTACCTGCTGCCAGTCAGTGCTGAGATTCCCAACATGGGAATAGCGGAGGGCGGGCAGGGGGGTCTTGACATCAACGCTGACCCTAATGCTAACCCTGACCCCAACCTGGGTTACCTTCAGAACCCCACCCCCTCTCCCACACCCCTGGCTGGACTGCAGGAGACCCCCGCCCCCCTCGGCAAAGCACCCCCTGTTGTCAGTGCCACTGAGAGACCGTCTGCCGGAGTGCAGCAGAATTCAGCACGGGGCAGCGCAGGCAGCAGGGCAGGGGCTGGTGGGGATGTGCCAGAGGGTACTGCTAACCCCTGCCCTCAGAAGGGCAAGAGAGCTAGCTTACGGGCTAAAGGCCCTTCGCTGTGACTCACACATGCAAAAGTGTAATCCTCAGGCAGTAAACAGTGTTGTGTTTATACtgaattattaagttattataaataaatatgtctAGTGAAGCTGCTGGTGGCTTCATTTTCACACCGCTGAGATGATGATGATCTAGCAGACACTGTTCAGAGCTTAAACATCTGCTCTAGTCTGTATGTAATATtctatttatactaaataatggAAGGTTACATGTGTTAAATCTTGCATGTTTGTaatattaaactgtgttttacAATAATAAAGTTTATGAATCTGGGTTTACGCAATGTGCTCCTGGTCTGGCTGTTGTTAAACGGTGAACAGACTTTTTCATTAAAAATTTTAAAGTGTctcattttacatttacttttggaTTTTCATTTGTTCATCTATATTTTAGGTATTTTATTAAGacgattattttaatatatttttattcttcaAAGTAAAACAGTCTATATCTATCACTGAACATTTAAGTTcgtttcacacctgtagttggctTCTCTAAGTATTTTTTCCATCAGGCACAAGCATGTTGTCTCTTTTGATTGGTCAGGGCTGTCTGGCGCTActacaagaaagtaaatacagcaaaaaggttctgtgttccagaccagcgTGTATATTTGTGCAGTTTGAAGCTGCAGAAAATTTGCAACTGGGCTTTCAAACACAtggttttcaatgggatgtgcggTGCACATGTCTGCATAGTAAACGAAGTTGCATGGCCGCCAGCATTGAATGCATATCTAATGAATTTCCAAGACGAGGCAAAACTAGTAAACAGTGAGACAAATGATGAAAATGATCACGGAAtattaaaacaaagtaaaaagaGTGGTATATAtatgttctgcaattgggttcaacaaccctccgggttggagagctactagtctgtagcactccatcctattaaACGTAAttttccaaaaacattttttttttttttttgtggctcggcacgtaatggcttgaaaaatatctggtcCACGGCCAAACTAAAATGCCAACACCTGATGTAGAGAATTGGTTGCTGGTTAAAACAATGTGGATCATCTACCTAGGTGAGTACAGCTAAATATCAGCACAGCTTGGGATTGTGTAGATCGTATGCAGTAATtaagttttgttgttgttttgataCTGTTTCTGATTAAGCTGTAATTAACAAAGGGTTTGTGTTTTGCCGCTGGTGTGATAAGAAGTGCTGTGATCTCCTGGGTGGTTTGAGCACAGAGGTTTCCTCACTTTCACATATAAGACCTGAGAGCTGCCAGGCCTAAGAACTGAGCCAAAACCAGCCAGAGAGCTATTAACTCCTTCAGGAGAACAAGCAGAACATTTCTGCTGAGCCCATAATTCTGTTAGCACTGTAAAACAGAATATAAACTGCATTAAATGTCAAAAAATCAGCAGGTTGGCTACTTGAGTTGTTGTGAACTTTAGAGCATCAATCTAGATCTAGACCTGTACTGtgagtaaaaaaatatagaattgCGTTATGAATTGCAGTGTAAACTCTAGAGCAATGTGGATTCTAGAATTAGTGCCAATTTTAGAACAGCATTGtggatgtacaggggttggagaatgaaactgaaacacttgtcattttagtgtgggaggtttcatggataaattggaccAGCCTTGTGGCAAATCTTCACACattaattaattgcacattgcaccagtaagagcagagtgtgaagtttcaattagtagattttgagcacagttttgctcaaaatattgcaatgtacacaactttatgggtgacataccagagttcaaaagaggacaaattgttgatgcacgtcttgctggcgcatctgtgacccagacagcaagtctttgtgatgtatcaaaagccacggtatccagggtaatgtccgCATACCACCAAGAcagacgaaccacatccaacaggattaactgtggacgctgtaggaGGAAGCTTAAaacacggcagaatttaatgtgcacctcaactctactgtttccaccagaactgtccgtcaggacaaaaaattattgtggtctaaaaccaggtgtttcagtttcattgtccaacccgtgTAGAACTGTGCCTTGAATTCTGTACTGTGGATTCTAAAAACTTTTGTGGACTCTAGAACAGCAATGTGAACTGTAGAAGAGTATTATGAGATATAGAACTGGGCTGTGAGTTCTAGAACCCCACTGTGGTTTTCTAGAACTGTGATGTAGGACGTagaattttgctgtggattaagtTAAACTTCATAGTAGATTCATAGTAGAAAACCAGTGTGAATACTAAGGCAACTGCATCAGTGTTGATTCTAAAATTGCCCTATGAGGATTCTAGAAATACACTGTGGATTCTACAGCAATGGTGTGCATCTGGAATTGTGCTGTAAGTTCTACAGCCTCAGAACATGAGAGTTCTAGATCTGCACTAGATTAGAGTTTAACAATGTTCCAAGTTAATCAGAGTTCAATGTAGATTCAAGTTATGTGCAATCACCAGGACTGTCCTCACGCACACCCAAGGTGTAGAACCAATCTGTTGTATTAAAGAGACTTCCTTTTCTGGCAAACAGAACTGAACCATCTAAATGGAActggagaaagtgtgtgtgtgtgagtgtgtgtggtacgGTGTGGGGGGGCTagttgtttgtttttggtttagGACGTTTTCCAAGTCAATGGGAAAATGTGGCATTGTTTCATTATttatgtgtgggagtgtgtgtgtgtgtgtgtgtgtgtcattgcgctcagtgtcactgcagtgtgtgtttaaaagCAGCAATTTTAGCCTCCTGTTGCAGCGATCACTCTTCCATCTCTGAGCCGATACTGAACACACACTGCTGGGTGAGTTTGATCACACCACACTCACTACTGCTACAGGTAAAGAGCAAATCCGGCAAATTTACTGAATTCTCTGTATCGTTCGGGGTTGGGGTTTGGTGTAAAATTGTGGTGATGTGAAAAGTTCATGGTAGTGAGGTAAATAGATCAGGCCTTGCCATGACTATAATACAAAACATggccattttatttactatccaaaTTTACTAGTGAACTTTCACTTATCTTCTGAGATTCATATGGAAAGTTGATGATGGTAAAATAGTGAAAGCTTTAATCAGATACATTTTCTttaggaactttttttttgctccaccATTCACGTATCACTCCACCATTTTAATACCATATAATAGACCAAATATTCTATTGTGTAGGAAGCAACAATGAAGGCTTTCTTGGTTTTGGCCTGCATTGTTGGACTGAGCGTTGCAGCACCGGTAaggatttctctctctttctctctctttctgtcttttttctctctcttagacACACACAGGCCTGCAACAAAAACAAATTTGAAATATTACCTTTCCAGTGTTTATGTGAGAAAGGGTTATGGGACTGAATATACCAAGTGGTGAAGTGATTCAGTTACTTTGTCCTATTTCATCTTAAGATGTACAAAAACAGAACAGGATAATCATGCATTTTCCTCTTATCCACAACCATGCATTTGTAATATGTGCAGATgtcaatgtacttttctgcatcaATGCTGCATCACGGAAGTGTACTGAAACAGCCCAATACCATGAGAGACCCTGGCTTTTGAAAGTCcggattagggctgcacaatgttgaaaaaaaaaaatgtagcaccagccccgcccccacccgcacgcctctcctgtctgtctctgtgtttttcttgccctcctgtttgtttatttacctttcctTACCATATGGTCCTctctgcccccttgttacctgtcccaggtgtttcctgtgtatatatagtccctttgtttcagGGTCCCATGTTCCTTCTTGTACGTTGTTACATCTGTTAACGTTGCGTGTGTTTTCTTAATTTACTCAGTGTTTCTTTGgtttttctgttttgggtttgttttcatttttctgtCAAATAAATTATTGCATCCCTCTCCTGACAATCCTGACATGGTTAGGCTGTTGAGAGTGtgctatttttaatttgttagttttttaccTAATTAGTAGACATACATTGCCTGGTAGCtactttgttttaaatgtgttggaggaaatgtatgtaaatgtatgtatatttaaagACAAATGAATACTGATTCATTtatatgaagtaaaataaaagtaaaaataaatatatgcccATAAtctttactgctctctctctccctctctagaaGGCAAGCAACTACCAACTGGTAAAACTCTGTTCtgttttagattaaaaatattacatctaTGCAAAGAGGTCGTatttctgatctctctctctctctctctctctctctctctctctctctctctctctctctcgcaatatctctctctcctcagccAGTGTATGTAATACGTAAGGGAGTGAGTGATGAAATAGTAAGTACAACACCCACCGGCACACcaccacccccaacacacacacacaaatattgtTCTGCAGTCACGTTTTTCCTGTCTCTCTTTACCTATTCTCTATCAGATGCTCCCTCAGGTGTTCCCTCAAGTGTTCCCTCAAGTGTTCCCTCAAGTTTTCCCTCCGCTGTTCCCTCCGGTGCCGGTGATTCAGACTGTGGGAGGTGACAGTGTGGAGATGGTTAGTGCTCTGTTTCTGTTTACTAACAATTTCACTGCTGTGTTCCTATACAGTCAAATTAGCTACATAATGTTACACTTAGGCACTGTTCACTATGttcattgtgtgtgttttgtaaagAAATAGCTAATATGCTAAATGTGACTGAAGCCAAATAACCTGACTCCTACTGTTAAGCAGGCTTTAGCGTTTTGTTAACGCACAAGCTTgtgaaactaactaaaactaactaaaatgtaCTGATTTATGCAACTGTATAGATACTAGTATTAATTTAGTGCAGATTTCAGAACAGCAATCTGGATATAGAAGTGCACTGTAGATTCCAGAGCTTGTGCAAATTCTAGACCACAAGTAGTTCCGTGAAAAAAttatgggaggtaaatcctgccaaaaataaaactgaaataaaaatactaaaatgaaaatgcaaacaccgttttgcacttttttttcttcccaaacATGTGTGAAAATTTTATAACAAAACTTTTACTTGAGCATGGGTCATATGTAACtaacataaaattaaaagtacTATTTTTATCACCAAACAGGTATTTCACactcaaatctaaaatgaaaatgctaactgtgaaaagaaaaatcaaagcTTCACTTTGGCCTTTCCTTTTCTTGACgaactgcataataaatgtaataaaaaaaatatatcaaaatgcAGTTGTAAcgtttttagttatttttgatTGCAATAAgctgcatgtctgacagaattataaaattaaaacacaaaatgatGTAGTCCTGCCTACTGTTAATTTGTATGTATTTGCATACTGGTAAagttgaaaatgaaaaagaaaagtgggaaatgaaaagtaaatcac
The Astyanax mexicanus isolate ESR-SI-001 chromosome 13, AstMex3_surface, whole genome shotgun sequence DNA segment above includes these coding regions:
- the si:ch211-149b19.4 gene encoding uncharacterized protein si:ch211-149b19.4, producing MMVQFAVLLLCVLGLSAGFPLAPPPSPAAPGNTLLIPVTIMSSYGPQVVLIPVNTAQWNMQRNTIPTPPSAQTYTLTQPQHQVKNENAAQAENVNSPFLQPDTPTDPALDTHTLPLPPEAALPQGQVFPMWNSIPIVPLQPSLTGQTVFPSLLTPAGGVGGQTQVVSIIRPGLLSNSESSEEGDANQVIYLLPVSAEIPNMGIAEGGQGGLDINADPNANPDPNLGYLQNPTPSPTPLAGLQETPAPLGKAPPVVSATERPSAGVQQNSARGSAGSRAGAGGDVPEGTANPCPQKGKRASLRAKGPSL